From Acidimicrobiales bacterium, one genomic window encodes:
- a CDS encoding crotonase/enoyl-CoA hydratase family protein — protein MTEAILTERRDRVLIITMNRPEAKNAINGALATGLWAAVEELNTDPSLTAGVLTGAGGAFCSGMDLKGFAKGEDIGPATHFFQNGAEKPIIAAIEGFALAGGLELALACDLLVAAEGARLGIPEVKVGLFAAGGGVLRLPSRVGYGKAMEMAITGDPISAEEAHTFGLVSKLAAPGTAVDVAIELAERVARNAPLAVAASKRMIRASQGAPEADLWTLQSTLVAGVFSSNDAKEGPAAFAEKREPKWTGS, from the coding sequence ATGACCGAAGCGATCCTCACCGAGCGCCGCGACCGGGTGCTCATCATCACGATGAACCGGCCCGAGGCGAAGAACGCCATCAACGGCGCACTGGCGACCGGCCTCTGGGCCGCAGTCGAGGAGTTGAACACCGATCCGTCGCTCACCGCCGGCGTCCTCACCGGTGCCGGCGGGGCCTTCTGCTCCGGCATGGACCTGAAAGGGTTCGCCAAGGGGGAGGACATCGGGCCGGCGACCCACTTCTTCCAGAACGGGGCGGAGAAGCCGATCATCGCGGCCATCGAGGGCTTCGCTCTCGCCGGTGGGCTCGAGCTCGCGTTGGCGTGCGACCTCCTCGTCGCTGCCGAAGGTGCCCGTCTGGGCATCCCCGAGGTGAAGGTCGGGCTGTTCGCGGCCGGTGGCGGCGTGCTGCGACTTCCGAGCCGGGTCGGCTACGGCAAGGCGATGGAGATGGCGATCACCGGCGATCCGATCTCCGCGGAAGAAGCCCACACGTTCGGTCTCGTGTCGAAGCTCGCAGCGCCCGGCACCGCCGTGGACGTCGCGATCGAGTTGGCGGAGCGGGTCGCCAGGAATGCCCCGCTGGCCGTCGCGGCCTCGAAGCGAATGATCCGTGCGAGCCAGGGAGCGCCCGAAGCCGATCTGTGGACCTTGCAGTCGACGCTCGTCGCCGGTGTATTCTCCTCGAACGATGCCAAGGAGGGACCCGCGGCATTCGCAGAGAAGCGTGAGCCGAAGTGGACCGGCTCCTGA
- a CDS encoding SDR family NAD(P)-dependent oxidoreductase yields the protein MPRMNLEGSSSIVTGGASGIGEASARQLADAGSRVVIADLNEARGQEIASELGGLFVKCDVSKTDDADAAIAAASEMGPLRALVNSAGLGSAGRTIDRSNQPFPLEQFEFVIRVNLIGSFNMLSRSAAAMAQTEPLDDDGSRGAIVNMASAAAFEGQIGQCAYSASKGGVVGMTLPIARDLSAVGIRVNTIAPGLIDTPIYGEGEGSEAFKNNLGQSVLFPKRLGSGEELAFMVMECITNPYMNGETIRVDGGIRLPPK from the coding sequence ATGCCACGAATGAATCTCGAAGGATCCTCATCGATCGTCACCGGCGGTGCCTCGGGTATCGGGGAGGCGAGTGCCCGGCAGCTGGCCGATGCCGGCTCTCGGGTCGTGATCGCCGACCTCAACGAGGCGCGCGGTCAGGAGATCGCCTCCGAGCTCGGAGGCCTTTTCGTCAAGTGCGACGTGAGCAAGACCGACGACGCCGATGCCGCGATCGCTGCGGCTTCGGAGATGGGCCCGCTGCGGGCGTTGGTCAACTCGGCCGGTCTGGGTTCCGCCGGACGCACGATCGACCGGTCCAATCAGCCGTTTCCACTCGAGCAGTTCGAGTTCGTCATCCGGGTCAACCTGATCGGCTCGTTCAACATGCTCAGCCGTTCGGCCGCGGCGATGGCCCAGACCGAGCCCCTCGACGATGACGGCAGTCGCGGTGCGATCGTCAACATGGCCTCGGCAGCAGCGTTCGAAGGTCAGATCGGCCAGTGCGCCTACTCGGCCTCGAAGGGCGGTGTGGTCGGCATGACCCTGCCGATCGCCCGCGATCTGAGCGCCGTCGGCATCCGCGTCAACACCATCGCCCCCGGCCTCATCGACACACCGATCTACGGCGAGGGCGAGGGGTCCGAAGCGTTCAAGAACAACCTCGGTCAATCGGTGCTGTTCCCGAAGCGTCTCGGTTCCGGCGAGGAACTGGCGTTCATGGTGATGGAGTGCATCACCAACCCCTACATGAACGGTGAGACCATCCGTGTCGACGGCGGCATCCGCCTGCCGCCGAAGTGA
- a CDS encoding heavy metal translocating P-type ATPase has protein sequence MASPRSTVRATDLAVEGMTCGACARAVEDGLSRHVGVEEAHVNFATGVASVRYDDSVDVDELRATIEALGYRAPVERDHDAAEAERETDLWNRLRIAAVLTVPLVAISMIMPLRFGGWEWVAAALATPVVFGAGWRFHRVAVGNLRHRMVTMDTLVSVGTVAAWTWSMVVLVAGIDEPVYFETGGVIVTLILLGKWFEVRATRRSGDAIRALADLGARTAVLEDGTQIAIDDLAVGMRFRVKPGERIATDGVVVSGRGAIDASVITGESVPVEVAEGDTVVGASINTDGSLLVEARRVGADTALAQIIRLVEEAQGSKAPIQRLADRVASVFVPTAIGIAVVTLVVWLALGYPTSDAFTAAVAVLIIACPCALGLATPLAIMVGTGRAAQLGILIRGAEVLEDSRRVDTIVLDKTGTVTEGRMELLDVRAPDGDGEELLRLAAALESGSEHPIGRAISAAVDTSAATITGFSNDAGRGVAGTVDGVRVRVGRPEFFDEVPEPIAAVLHDAALDGSTVVLVGRGGTATGALVLADRVKASSAAAVAALTRRGLEVALLTGDNPVSAAVVAEAVGIDRVMAGVLPDGKAAEIERLQAEGRRVAMVGDGINDAPALATADLGIAIGTGTDIAMQASDLTLVSGELSAAVDAIDLSRRTFATIKENLFWAFAYNSAAIPLAALGVLNPMIAAGAMGLSSVFVVTNSLRLRRFRRGPG, from the coding sequence ATGGCTTCTCCCCGCAGCACCGTCCGTGCGACCGACCTCGCCGTCGAAGGGATGACCTGCGGCGCCTGTGCACGCGCCGTGGAGGACGGCCTCTCCCGCCACGTCGGCGTCGAAGAGGCCCACGTCAACTTCGCGACCGGCGTGGCCTCGGTGCGCTACGACGACTCGGTCGACGTCGATGAATTGCGGGCGACGATCGAGGCGCTCGGCTACCGAGCCCCCGTGGAGCGCGATCACGACGCCGCGGAGGCCGAACGCGAGACGGACCTCTGGAACCGTCTCCGGATCGCGGCGGTGCTGACGGTTCCCCTGGTGGCGATCTCGATGATCATGCCGCTGCGATTCGGCGGCTGGGAGTGGGTCGCCGCCGCGCTGGCCACGCCCGTCGTGTTCGGTGCCGGATGGCGGTTCCACCGCGTGGCGGTCGGCAACCTTCGGCACCGCATGGTCACGATGGACACCCTGGTCTCGGTCGGGACGGTGGCCGCCTGGACATGGTCGATGGTGGTGCTGGTCGCCGGAATCGACGAGCCGGTGTACTTCGAGACGGGGGGCGTGATCGTCACCCTGATCCTCCTCGGGAAGTGGTTCGAGGTCCGCGCCACCCGACGGTCGGGTGATGCCATTCGTGCCCTCGCCGATCTCGGAGCCCGCACCGCCGTGCTCGAGGACGGAACGCAGATCGCGATCGACGATCTCGCGGTGGGGATGCGCTTTCGGGTGAAGCCCGGCGAACGGATCGCCACCGACGGCGTCGTCGTGAGCGGACGCGGCGCGATCGATGCCTCCGTGATCACCGGTGAGTCGGTGCCCGTCGAGGTCGCCGAGGGTGACACGGTCGTCGGTGCGTCGATCAACACCGACGGCTCGCTGCTGGTCGAAGCCCGCCGCGTCGGCGCCGACACGGCCCTGGCCCAGATCATTCGGCTGGTCGAGGAGGCGCAGGGGAGCAAGGCGCCGATCCAGCGGCTCGCCGACCGGGTGGCGTCGGTCTTCGTCCCCACCGCGATCGGGATCGCCGTCGTGACCCTCGTCGTGTGGCTGGCTCTGGGCTACCCGACGTCCGACGCGTTCACGGCGGCGGTCGCCGTGCTCATCATCGCCTGCCCTTGCGCCCTCGGTCTCGCCACCCCGCTCGCGATCATGGTGGGAACCGGCCGGGCCGCGCAGCTCGGCATCCTCATTCGGGGGGCCGAGGTCCTCGAGGACAGCCGCCGAGTCGACACCATCGTGCTCGACAAGACCGGCACGGTCACCGAGGGCCGCATGGAGTTGCTCGACGTGCGAGCCCCCGACGGCGACGGCGAGGAGCTGCTCAGGCTCGCCGCCGCGCTCGAGTCGGGATCGGAGCACCCCATCGGCCGGGCGATCTCGGCCGCAGTCGACACCTCGGCCGCAACGATCACCGGGTTCTCCAACGACGCCGGCCGAGGCGTCGCCGGCACCGTCGACGGTGTCCGGGTTCGGGTCGGTCGCCCGGAGTTCTTCGACGAGGTTCCCGAGCCCATCGCCGCGGTGCTGCACGACGCGGCGCTCGACGGGAGCACCGTCGTCCTCGTCGGGCGTGGGGGTACCGCCACCGGTGCGCTCGTCCTCGCCGATCGGGTCAAGGCCTCCTCCGCTGCCGCCGTCGCGGCGTTGACGCGCCGGGGACTCGAGGTCGCGTTGTTGACCGGCGACAATCCTGTGAGCGCCGCGGTCGTCGCCGAGGCGGTGGGGATCGATCGGGTGATGGCCGGCGTGCTGCCCGATGGCAAGGCGGCCGAGATCGAGCGGCTCCAGGCCGAAGGTCGCCGCGTGGCGATGGTGGGTGATGGCATCAACGACGCGCCGGCGCTCGCGACCGCCGATCTGGGCATCGCCATCGGGACCGGGACCGACATCGCAATGCAGGCTTCGGACCTGACGCTGGTGAGCGGTGAGCTGTCGGCGGCGGTCGACGCGATCGATCTCTCGCGTCGTACCTTCGCCACGATCAAGGAGAACCTCTTCTGGGCGTTCGCCTACAACTCGGCGGCGATTCCGTTGGCTGCGCTCGGCGTGCTCAACCCGATGATCGCGGCCGGCGCCATGGGCCTCTCGTCGGTGTTCGTGGTGACCAACAGCCTGCGTCTTCGCCGTTTCCGACGCGGCCCAGGCTAG
- a CDS encoding heavy metal-responsive transcriptional regulator — MKIGELADLASVSTKTIRYYESIGLLAEPDRTPSGYRDYDGAATERLRFIRDAQATGLTLAEIQSVLELKDAGRNSCAHTRSLLERHLAELDGQIARLVDARRELVELAERAGALDPSDCTDPNRCQVIDVDG, encoded by the coding sequence ATGAAGATCGGGGAGCTGGCCGACCTGGCGTCGGTTTCGACGAAGACGATTCGCTACTACGAGTCGATCGGCTTGCTGGCCGAGCCCGACCGGACACCGTCGGGTTACCGCGACTACGACGGCGCCGCCACCGAGCGTCTGCGGTTCATCCGTGATGCCCAGGCGACGGGTCTGACCCTGGCCGAGATCCAGTCGGTGCTGGAACTCAAGGACGCCGGTCGCAACAGTTGCGCCCACACGAGGTCGCTGCTCGAACGGCACCTGGCGGAGCTCGATGGACAGATCGCCCGCCTGGTCGACGCGCGCCGTGAACTGGTCGAACTGGCCGAGCGGGCGGGTGCCCTCGACCCGTCGGACTGCACCGACCCGAACCGGTGTCAGGTCATCGACGTCGACGGGTGA
- a CDS encoding YdiU family protein, whose product MKLDQLEFDNSFTAELAADPSTENRPRQVSEAAFSRVTPVRTESPHLLAASVETLDMLGIDRDEATGTNAARFAAVFTGNELLPGMDPHAMAYAGHQFGNFAGQLGDGRAITLGEVVTPAHGRQTLQLKGAGPTPYSRNADGLAVLRSSVREFLCSEAMHHLGVPTTRALSLALTGDKVMRDMFYDGRPALEPGAVVCRVAPSFIRFGNFELFSWRQDTDNLRRLADYTIRTHFPELGEPSPEVYADWFAEVSRRTADMVIHWQRVGFVHGVMNTDNMSIHGLTIDYGPYGWLEDYDPGWTPNTTDRQFKRYRFGAQPAICQWNLTQLANALYPLIEDTEPLHAGLELFVDRFNTDWPAMMATKLGLDDFDADGDRELIESLTGILPAIETDMTLFFRALADVPSSTDDEDALITPLLGAYYSPAELTGDVRAATIAWLRDYSARVARNGRSDDDRRMAMHAVNPKYVLRNYLAQLAIDASEQGDHTMITELLDVLRNPYDEQPGNERFAEKRPDWARTRAGCSMLSCSS is encoded by the coding sequence ATGAAGCTCGACCAGCTGGAGTTCGACAACTCGTTCACCGCCGAACTCGCGGCCGACCCCTCGACCGAGAACCGCCCCCGCCAGGTCAGCGAGGCGGCGTTCTCGCGGGTGACCCCCGTGCGTACCGAGTCGCCCCACCTCCTTGCGGCATCGGTCGAGACGCTCGACATGCTCGGCATCGATCGAGACGAGGCGACCGGCACCAACGCGGCCCGCTTCGCCGCGGTGTTCACTGGCAACGAACTCCTCCCCGGCATGGATCCCCACGCGATGGCCTACGCCGGGCACCAGTTCGGCAACTTCGCCGGCCAGCTCGGCGACGGGCGCGCCATCACCCTCGGCGAGGTCGTCACACCCGCCCACGGTCGCCAGACCCTCCAGCTGAAGGGTGCCGGCCCCACCCCCTACTCGAGAAACGCCGATGGGCTCGCCGTCCTGCGGAGTTCGGTCCGCGAGTTCCTCTGCAGCGAAGCGATGCACCACCTCGGCGTGCCGACCACGCGGGCGTTGAGCCTGGCACTGACCGGCGACAAGGTCATGCGCGACATGTTCTACGACGGTCGACCGGCGCTGGAGCCCGGCGCGGTCGTGTGTCGCGTCGCACCCTCGTTCATCCGCTTCGGCAACTTCGAGCTCTTCTCGTGGCGACAGGACACCGACAACCTCCGCCGCCTCGCCGACTACACGATCCGCACCCACTTCCCCGAGCTCGGCGAGCCGTCGCCCGAGGTGTATGCCGACTGGTTCGCCGAGGTCAGCCGCCGCACGGCCGACATGGTCATCCACTGGCAGCGGGTGGGCTTCGTCCACGGCGTGATGAACACCGACAACATGTCGATCCACGGCCTCACGATCGACTACGGGCCCTACGGCTGGCTCGAGGACTACGACCCCGGGTGGACCCCCAACACGACCGACCGCCAGTTCAAGCGCTATCGCTTCGGTGCCCAACCGGCGATCTGCCAGTGGAACCTCACCCAGCTCGCCAATGCCCTCTATCCGCTCATCGAAGACACCGAGCCGCTCCACGCCGGTCTCGAGCTGTTCGTCGACCGGTTCAACACCGACTGGCCCGCGATGATGGCGACGAAGCTCGGCCTCGACGACTTCGACGCCGACGGCGACAGGGAGCTGATCGAGTCGCTCACCGGGATCCTGCCGGCCATCGAGACCGACATGACCCTGTTCTTCCGGGCCCTGGCCGATGTGCCGTCGTCCACCGACGACGAGGATGCGCTGATCACGCCATTGCTCGGCGCCTACTACTCCCCCGCCGAACTCACCGGCGACGTGCGGGCGGCGACCATCGCGTGGTTGCGCGACTATTCGGCCCGTGTGGCCCGCAACGGCCGCTCCGACGACGATCGCCGGATGGCGATGCACGCGGTGAACCCGAAGTACGTGCTGCGCAACTATCTCGCCCAACTCGCCATCGATGCCTCCGAACAGGGCGACCACACGATGATCACCGAGCTCCTCGACGTGCTCCGCAACCCCTACGACGAACAACCCGGCAACGAACGCTTCGCCGAGAAGCGACCCGACTGGGCCCGCACCCGCGCCGGCTGCTCCATGCTCAGCTGCTCCAGCTGA
- a CDS encoding TIGR03086 family metal-binding protein, whose protein sequence is MSPDSSDLPIFPTTAPSVFRDAERAAELFTQVLERLAEIVDVGDDDLDRPTPCTAMSVGELRTHVLGWLGYFAAALSDPMAASPRPDPESFVLADGTRASDIVRRSSADIGHAIAAGAAGRLVTMTSSRMQGDGVLGMALGEYVIHAWDLAAATGRPYSAPDDVVVPAHKFLAGMIAPEYRGPDSGFFDSEVVVPDDASPLERLLGFAGRDPGWNAPVAGV, encoded by the coding sequence ATGAGCCCCGACAGCAGCGACCTGCCGATCTTCCCGACCACCGCGCCCTCCGTGTTCCGCGACGCCGAGCGGGCGGCGGAGCTCTTCACCCAGGTCCTGGAGCGCCTGGCCGAGATCGTCGACGTGGGAGACGACGACCTCGATCGCCCCACGCCCTGCACGGCAATGAGTGTCGGCGAGCTGCGGACCCATGTCCTCGGGTGGCTCGGCTACTTCGCCGCCGCGCTGTCGGACCCGATGGCGGCTTCACCGCGACCCGACCCCGAGTCGTTCGTGCTGGCCGACGGCACTCGGGCGAGCGACATCGTCCGTCGCTCGTCGGCCGACATCGGACACGCCATCGCCGCGGGCGCGGCCGGCCGTCTCGTCACGATGACCTCGTCGCGGATGCAGGGCGACGGGGTGCTGGGCATGGCCCTCGGCGAGTACGTGATCCATGCCTGGGACCTCGCCGCCGCCACCGGGCGCCCGTACTCGGCACCCGACGATGTGGTCGTGCCGGCCCACAAGTTCCTCGCCGGGATGATCGCTCCGGAGTACCGCGGGCCCGACTCCGGCTTCTTCGACAGCGAGGTCGTGGTACCCGACGACGCCTCACCACTCGAGAGGCTGCTCGGGTTCGCCGGCCGCGACCCCGGATGGAACGCGCCGGTAGCGGGTGTCTGA
- a CDS encoding helix-turn-helix transcriptional regulator, with protein MSRPIPSDTRGIIDPAAMMRDVEFVRFPAGDVLSGLVDWFWSVEWNLSDDLTRDQQVLNHPAGNISIGTLDDAGIPLDPAEGRVYGVMTGLSHRHLAGAGWTVAARTTVGGIGALLDVSARSMVDRQMSLDAALPDIGGSRLVAQVSAEPTSSSRVERLRDALECIVARRDPALVAEARSVAEIAAASETDRSIRRVEQLAGLAGVSVRTLQRLFDVHVGVSPSFVIRRWRIIEAAESARHAIDHDGEWRGWAEVAAELGYADQAHLTRDFCAHLGVSPAAYLAQVTKPDDH; from the coding sequence ATGTCCCGTCCCATCCCCTCCGACACCCGCGGCATCATCGACCCGGCCGCCATGATGCGCGACGTCGAGTTCGTTCGCTTTCCCGCGGGCGACGTGCTCTCCGGCCTGGTCGACTGGTTCTGGTCGGTCGAATGGAATCTGTCCGATGACCTCACCCGCGACCAACAGGTACTCAACCATCCGGCAGGCAACATCAGCATCGGCACGCTCGACGACGCCGGGATTCCGCTCGACCCGGCCGAGGGGCGGGTCTATGGAGTGATGACCGGGCTCAGTCATCGGCACCTCGCCGGAGCCGGTTGGACCGTGGCCGCTCGCACCACGGTCGGAGGAATCGGCGCGCTGCTCGACGTCTCGGCACGGTCGATGGTCGACCGTCAGATGAGCCTCGACGCGGCGCTCCCCGACATCGGCGGCTCCCGACTGGTCGCTCAGGTCTCGGCCGAGCCGACGAGTTCCTCGCGCGTCGAGCGGCTCCGAGACGCGCTGGAGTGCATCGTGGCCCGCCGAGACCCGGCGCTCGTCGCCGAGGCCCGCAGCGTTGCGGAGATCGCCGCTGCGTCCGAGACCGACCGATCGATCCGACGAGTGGAACAGCTGGCCGGCCTGGCGGGGGTCAGCGTTCGGACCCTCCAGCGCCTGTTCGACGTCCACGTCGGCGTCAGCCCCTCGTTCGTGATCCGACGGTGGCGGATCATCGAGGCGGCGGAGTCCGCCCGACACGCGATCGATCACGACGGCGAATGGCGGGGTTGGGCCGAAGTGGCCGCAGAACTCGGCTACGCCGATCAGGCCCACCTCACACGCGACTTCTGCGCCCACCTCGGTGTCTCACCCGCGGCCTACCTCGCCCAGGTAACCAAGCCCGACGACCACTGA
- a CDS encoding SDR family oxidoreductase yields the protein MSGRLDGRAAVITGASGGIGWATARKFVAEGAKVVAVDIDVDRGAEMVDDIGPDRVTFVEADVRSPEQVRAAVDRCVADHGRIDVLFNNAATSTGGYVADLDLAGFDDSIKLMLNGPLHGMQAAIPHMIAQGGGSIINTSSVYGLVAGAANAPYCAAKAALINLSRVTAVEYGRKGIRCNAICPGVVETPMFEAVLGIGLKTREEVAAMHAIGRTIRPEEVADLVLFLASDESTAITGQAIQIDGGLLCETNLTGVPPVG from the coding sequence TTGAGTGGTCGACTCGATGGTCGAGCGGCCGTGATCACCGGCGCGTCCGGCGGTATCGGCTGGGCGACGGCTCGGAAGTTCGTGGCCGAGGGGGCGAAGGTCGTCGCCGTCGACATCGACGTCGACCGTGGCGCCGAGATGGTCGACGACATCGGCCCCGACCGGGTCACCTTCGTCGAAGCCGATGTCCGTTCACCCGAGCAGGTCCGCGCTGCGGTCGACCGGTGCGTGGCCGACCATGGCCGGATCGACGTGTTGTTCAACAATGCGGCGACCTCCACGGGCGGCTATGTCGCCGATCTCGATCTGGCCGGGTTCGACGACAGCATCAAGCTGATGCTCAACGGGCCGCTCCACGGCATGCAGGCCGCGATTCCCCACATGATCGCGCAGGGCGGAGGGTCGATCATCAACACGTCGTCGGTCTACGGCCTCGTGGCCGGCGCGGCGAATGCCCCGTACTGCGCGGCGAAGGCCGCGCTCATCAACCTCAGCCGGGTCACCGCTGTCGAATACGGCCGAAAGGGCATCCGCTGCAACGCGATCTGCCCCGGGGTGGTGGAGACGCCGATGTTCGAGGCGGTCCTGGGAATCGGCCTCAAGACCCGCGAGGAAGTGGCGGCCATGCACGCCATCGGCCGGACGATCCGACCCGAGGAAGTGGCCGATCTCGTGCTGTTCCTCGCGTCGGACGAGTCGACGGCGATCACCGGTCAGGCGATCCAGATCGATGGCGGCCTGCTCTGCGAGACGAATTTGACCGGTGTTCCCCCGGTCGGTTGA
- a CDS encoding 5'/3'-nucleotidase SurE, translated as MNDNRGTRLSRIKVLAMVAVIAVLASSCYFPFAWRVDTATGGAEVAPWCQGGTDLSAEDCLTMSAYFDLALDYAADFRSLGDFVAAGATEVAGRPADIGVPFALPGCCTSFDPATPSLLLYDGTAPSSRLVGVGWGVDGAEPAGFAGDLDVWTDVNGRWFLTAWIVRGYLNHPNVFAPAHPCLVPGVDYTSTSSACFLASHTRDLEILVTNDDGIGADGIDELVEALRLVPGVHVTVVAPAVNQSGTGDSTTPGGATAAPGTTASGYPGTAVNGTPGDSVLYALGAMGLAPDLVISGINEGQNMGPIIPLSGTVGAAKWASRGWVPAIATSQGTGTPVDFAAGADATLEVLEQFRLGEIMNDVSVVTNINIPTCPSGVIRGTVDTVVASSLAGRNYLLQDCTSTLPIENVIDDIDAFNNGFIGITEVPS; from the coding sequence ATGAACGACAATCGTGGAACTCGTCTGTCGCGCATCAAGGTGTTGGCGATGGTTGCCGTCATCGCCGTGCTGGCATCGAGCTGCTACTTCCCGTTCGCGTGGCGTGTCGACACCGCGACGGGTGGAGCCGAGGTGGCGCCGTGGTGTCAGGGCGGCACCGACCTCTCGGCGGAGGACTGCCTCACGATGTCGGCCTACTTCGACCTCGCACTCGACTACGCCGCCGACTTTCGGTCGCTCGGAGACTTCGTCGCAGCGGGCGCAACGGAGGTCGCCGGACGCCCGGCCGACATCGGGGTGCCGTTCGCGCTCCCCGGTTGTTGCACCTCGTTCGACCCGGCGACGCCGAGCCTGCTCCTCTACGACGGAACGGCGCCCTCGTCTCGACTGGTGGGTGTCGGCTGGGGTGTCGACGGGGCTGAACCCGCAGGGTTCGCCGGCGATCTCGATGTGTGGACCGACGTGAACGGCCGATGGTTCCTCACCGCCTGGATCGTGCGCGGCTATCTCAACCATCCGAACGTGTTCGCGCCGGCGCATCCGTGCCTGGTGCCCGGGGTCGACTACACCTCGACGTCGTCGGCGTGCTTCCTCGCCTCGCACACTCGGGATCTCGAGATCCTCGTGACGAACGACGACGGGATCGGAGCCGACGGGATCGACGAACTCGTCGAGGCCCTGCGGCTCGTCCCCGGCGTCCATGTGACGGTCGTCGCGCCGGCCGTCAACCAGTCGGGCACCGGAGACTCGACGACGCCGGGTGGCGCCACTGCCGCTCCCGGCACGACGGCGAGCGGTTACCCGGGAACGGCGGTGAACGGCACCCCGGGAGACTCGGTCCTGTACGCGCTCGGAGCGATGGGGCTCGCCCCCGACCTCGTGATCTCCGGCATCAACGAAGGCCAGAACATGGGTCCGATCATTCCCCTTTCGGGAACGGTCGGCGCCGCCAAGTGGGCGTCACGCGGGTGGGTGCCCGCGATCGCCACGAGTCAGGGCACTGGCACGCCGGTGGACTTCGCGGCCGGCGCCGACGCAACGCTCGAGGTACTCGAGCAGTTCCGACTCGGCGAGATCATGAACGACGTCTCGGTGGTGACGAACATCAACATCCCGACCTGCCCGTCGGGGGTGATCCGCGGCACGGTCGACACCGTGGTCGCGTCGAGTCTCGCGGGGCGCAACTACCTGCTGCAGGACTGCACCTCGACGCTGCCGATCGAGAACGTGATCGACGACATCGACGCCTTCAACAACGGGTTCATCGGCATCACCGAGGTTCCGTCTTGA
- a CDS encoding SRPBCC family protein produces the protein MSHPPEPGDPATIAAVDHVLSTTRAVRKRLDLQRPVEDQVLFDCIDLAEQSPTGGNQSTRRWLIVRDPAQKKALAELYREAGGDWIIASHKGVEGTGHHNEKVLGSAAYLAENLEHVPAIVLVSIWGEHDNSGRPGLFDSVIQGAWSFCLALRARGLGSAWTTLHLSKADEFRRLLGMPEGLTQIVLLPVAYTDGTDFKAAPRISARTITYIDRWGDTLAANADGPVTFAAGPGVTVEVEIDAKPAEIWPFISDPDLLSRWSDEFQGATWDGEPGEGTRFTGRNFAEGFGEWETSSICVAYEPGRLFAWNVQRPEAAEPGTQWRLELVPLAGGTRLRFAMRFGPGSSGLTWSIENDPDNETQIIRDRQDTHRANMQRCVEGIRDLAEDAAAAGD, from the coding sequence GTGAGCCATCCACCCGAACCCGGAGACCCGGCGACCATCGCCGCCGTCGACCATGTCCTGTCGACGACCCGTGCGGTCCGCAAGCGCCTCGATCTGCAACGCCCCGTCGAGGACCAGGTCCTGTTCGACTGCATCGACCTCGCCGAGCAGAGCCCGACCGGCGGCAACCAGTCGACGCGGCGATGGCTGATCGTGCGTGATCCCGCGCAGAAGAAGGCGCTGGCCGAGCTCTACCGCGAGGCCGGCGGTGACTGGATCATCGCCAGCCACAAGGGTGTCGAGGGCACCGGCCACCACAACGAGAAGGTCCTCGGCTCCGCGGCGTACCTGGCCGAGAACCTCGAGCACGTCCCGGCCATCGTCCTGGTCAGCATCTGGGGTGAGCACGACAACAGCGGACGCCCCGGCCTGTTCGACTCGGTGATCCAGGGCGCCTGGAGCTTCTGTCTCGCGCTGCGGGCCCGAGGCCTCGGCAGCGCCTGGACGACGTTGCATCTCAGCAAGGCCGACGAGTTCCGCCGGCTGCTCGGCATGCCGGAGGGCCTCACGCAGATCGTGCTCCTGCCCGTCGCCTACACCGACGGGACCGACTTCAAGGCGGCGCCGCGCATCTCGGCGAGGACCATCACCTACATCGACCGCTGGGGCGACACCCTGGCCGCCAACGCCGATGGTCCGGTCACGTTCGCTGCCGGCCCCGGTGTGACCGTCGAGGTCGAGATCGACGCCAAGCCCGCAGAGATCTGGCCGTTCATCTCCGACCCCGACCTTCTCAGCCGTTGGAGCGACGAGTTCCAGGGCGCGACCTGGGACGGTGAACCGGGCGAAGGCACCCGCTTCACCGGAAGGAATTTCGCCGAGGGCTTCGGCGAGTGGGAGACGTCGAGCATCTGCGTCGCCTACGAACCGGGACGCCTGTTCGCCTGGAACGTGCAACGCCCCGAGGCAGCTGAACCGGGGACCCAGTGGCGCCTCGAGCTCGTCCCCCTCGCCGGCGGCACCCGCCTGCGCTTCGCCATGCGCTTCGGCCCCGGCTCGTCCGGGCTCACGTGGAGCATCGAGAACGACCCCGACAACGAGACGCAGATCATCCGCGATCGCCAGGACACCCACCGGGCCAACATGCAGCGTTGTGTCGAGGGCATCCGCGACCTCGCGGAGGACGCCGCGGCGGCCGGCGACTAG